A genome region from Tenebrio molitor chromosome 4, icTenMoli1.1, whole genome shotgun sequence includes the following:
- the LOC138127522 gene encoding fatty acid synthase-like, translated as MDASQPHARSGEPDFEYSRWLSSAPPGEEVVISGMSGRFPDSKNVHEYLGNLFSKTDMVNDDDRRWKLDHPEIPQRGGQIPNVDRFDAGYFGVHHRQTDVMDPMMRVLLETVVEAIMDAGMNPLEVEGSRTGVFVGTCWSDVANNILMDTTEPQKFAMTGYFKSLNAHRVSYFLKLKGPTYIVDTACSSSLNALDLAFKAIRSGQCDNAIVAGSNIILHPCNTLQFFRLGVLSSDGVCRVFDQDAGGYVRSDAVACIFLQKAKNARRIYAQVINTKVNCDGYKEQGITFPSTLAQKQLMTEIYDYTGVHPSELSFLEAHGTGTQVGDPQEVEAIDDALAKKRDKPLLVGSVKSNIGHTEPSSGVCSIIKTLIAMETGLIPPNINLKQIKAGMEGFEQGRMKVVLDLTELEGDEAVVGINNFGFGGSNCHTMLKRFKKKKVNGGEPRDDVPRLVCVSGRTEEAVLSLLNDVNSRELDAEHVGLFHQIYKNNFDSHIYRGFTIASKNGPLRTSSKFFSFQHKPLYVYFGQFENSFKLLGSYLMQFPIFKNTISRIDNILATKNVNILDTILKDQIQKDNLLGAIAVQVGFVDVLKSLELIPTAVYGDSWSKVVSAYYYDVITIEETALTAYKISQKPLNFESNVLFDGIPELTSLPKSVPKKENGYFAKNTNLPKLELRGDFLSHETLLKVPKHSFVLNVSDQHLNDKDVLLAEGNVVMFLEVLGRLYECGYNPQLHKLYPEIVYPVSRGTPMISPMVKWDHDKSWFSYKFTQFIATEVEQMHYNVSNEHEEFKHIAGHVIDGRNLFPASEYLSLVWRTLALSWHLAIIDLPVIFENCKFIRAVTMPKSGFIKLLVIIQRGSGNFEVMHRDMVVVTGRVSHGSNVSQEQTNLKSLSLCSEDPTQILEQDEIYKELYLRGYNYSGMFKGIARCDINASTGLVKWEDNWSTFLDKMLQMKILQADSRLLYVPVGIKKLSIDPLKHLEVVDSFKDEESLIPVHVYKECSIIKSGGIEIRGLTAKSISKKKPRLEPVLEKYEFVPNQQSLEMSQLIRVNIQIILENSLENHFKAVELLEGSGEVLSSLVCKVLDDVPVVTPELIVSTKTALDPIPGVKIEHFVLTPESKLLLIVATKLLQNPTSLKQVLNSLHPKGFVLTREEVDFEIPDLDNIEIVTEYTTVKEKVVLLKKSEANIETKFVEVSSNNSEWLSQLQNFVKSEENVVVYGQNREPNGLIGLVNCLRRESGGHKVKCFFMMDQAPDFDPQLPFYRDQLRKNLAINIYKSGKWGTYRHLLLEELQEVECEHCFGDVSVKGDLSTMRWLEGALIDESRLPETKVPIYNCYSAINFKDIMLATGRISAETITTDRIEQECMIGFEFAGLDPKGRRVMGMIDNRALATQVSGDSQLLWEVPESWSLEDAATIPVVYSTVVYALLLAVDLKPKSTILIHSGTGGIGLAALNVCLHHQFEIYVTVGTQDKRDYLRKHYPQIPESHIGNSRDTSFEEMIKTGTNDRGVDAVLNSLTEDKLRASVRCLAPGGRFLEIGKFDLANDSSLNLLLMERGASYHGIMFDQIFKKCPELKIKLVDAMYKGVHDGYVKPLPRVVFGRDELVQAFKYMTTGKHIGKVLVKVRDEGNVQGVGPKTIFPALPRFNCDLTKSYVIIGGLGGVGLELADWLVLRDARKLVLVSRSGVQTGYQAQRIRLWRSYGVEVEISTRDVTTKQGCLDLINEATQLSPIDAIFNLAVVLKDAFFEDQTEETFRLSLAPKARTTTYLDQITREICPHLRYFVIFSSVSCGRGNAGQTNYGMSNSIMERICERRKRDGFPALAIQWGAIGDVGLVAKMQKENKELVIGGTLQQKISSCLEVLDRLLKQDNPIVASMLVAEKYNRSHGALSAVEAVANVLGIKDIKTVSQHATLAELGMDSMMGTEVIQLLEKEFEIYITTKDVRSLSFAKLMEIESEKKNVEEEENLNKTEQGTDMLIQFIPDSQADSRPIVTLSGEGQDKEAQTVLVFPGIEGAFTHLDGFVKSLQARVLGVQYSYHNPEDSIEEIARRILPHIEENISRDQPFTVIGYSFGTLVSLEVVSLLENRGYRGKLILLDGSPTYIRSSVLKSLPGDTEIEFQANLVYKIFSILVPMDLLAPYKEKFLKCSDLEEMCDLGLSLIPAEVVNRQKLDKQAGIAMNNRFKAALNYVCHSKIRSKAYLFKARYPMVDEEEDYQLSTLFEHSVQVATVHGDHVTILNQLELPQNINKLMACMDDI; from the exons ATGGACGCGAGTCAACCTCACGCTAGATCCGGCGAGCCTGACTTCGAGTACAGCCGATGGCTCTCTTCCGCCCCTCCGGGTGAAGAAGTGGTCATTTCCGGCATGTCCGGTCGCTTTCCGGATTCCAAAAACGTCCACGAATATCTTGGCAACCTCTTCAGTAAAACGGACATGGTAAACGACGACGACCGACGCTGGAAACTGGACCACCCGGAAATACCCCAAAGGGGCGGCCAAATCCCCAACGTGGACCGCTTCGATGCCGGATACTTTGGGGTGCACCACCGCCAAACCGACGTTATGGACCCCATGATGAGGGTATTGTTGGAGACAGTAGTAGAGGCGATCATGGATGCCGGGATGAATCCCTTGGAGGTAGAGGGTTCGAGGACCGGAGTCTTCGTGGGTACGTGTTGGTCGGACGTGGCAAACAACATCCTGATGGATACTACAGAACCCCAGAAATTTGCAATGACAGG GTACTTCAAGTCTCTGAACGCCCACAGGGTTAGCTACTTCTTGAAACTGAAAGGTCCAACGTATATTGTCGACACCGCTTGCAGCAGTTCTCTGAACGCTTTGGATTTGGCATTCAAGGCCATCCGGAGTGGACAATGCGACAATGCTATAGTTGCCGGCAGCAATATAATTCTACATCCATGCAACACCCTTCAGTTCTTTCG GTTGGGAGTACTGAGCAGCGACGGTGTATGTCGCGTGTTCGACCAAGACGCCGGAGGCTACGTCAGAAGTGACGCCGTCGCGTGCATCTTTCTCCAAAAAGCGAAGAACGCGCGCCGGATTTATGCACAGGTCATCAACACCAAAGTTAATTGTGACGGTTACAAAGAACAAGGCATCACCTTCCCCTCTACTCTAGCGCAGAAGCAGCTCATGACGGAAATCTACGACTACACCGGGGTCCACCCCTCCGAACTCAGCTTCTTGGAAGCGCACGGAACCGGCACTCAAGTCGGAGATCCCCAAGAAGTCGAAGCCATCGACGACGCCTTGGCCAAAAAACGCGACAAACCTCTCTTGGTCGGATCTGTAAAATCGAATATCGGCCACACAGAACCATCTTCTGGAGTTTGTTCCATCATCAAAACCTTGATAGCGATGGAAACTGGGTTGATTCCTCCTAATATCAATTTGAAACAGATCAAGGCGGGAATGGAGGGGTTCGAGCAAGGGAGGATGAAGGTGGTACTCGATTTGACGGAGTTAGAAGGCGACGAAGCTGTCGTAGGAATCAACAATTTCGGCTTCGGTGGTAGTAACTGTCACACCATGCTCAAAAGGttcaaaaagaagaaagtcAACGGAGGAGAACCCAGGGATGACGTTCCCAGGTTGGTCTGCGTTAGTGGGCGCACCGAAGAAGCAGTTTTGTCTCTGTTGAATGATGTCAACAGTAGAGAACTTGATGCGGAACATGTTGGATTATTCcatcaaatttacaaaaataattttgacagtcatATTTATCGAGGCTTCACAATAGCGTCGAAGAACGGTCCGCTCAGGACCTCATCCAAGTTCTTTTCCTTTCAACACAAACCTCTTTACGTCTATTTCGGGCAGTTCGAAAACTCCTTCAAGCTTCTAGGTTCTTATCTTATGCAATTTCCAATcttcaaaaatacaatttccaG AATCGATAACATCTTGGCAACCAAAAACGTCAACATCTTGGACACGATTTTGAAGGATCAAATCCAAAAAGACAACCTCCTCGGTGCCATCGCCGTGCAAGTCGGATTCGTGGACGTCTTGAAATCGTTAGAACTGATCCCAACTGCGGTATATGGCGACTCTTGGAGCAAGGTAGTTAGCGCTTACTACTACGATGTCATCACCATAGAAGAAACGGCATTGACAGCTTACAAGATCAGTCAAAAACCGTTGAATTTTGAATCAAACGTCCTTTTCGACGGCATCCCTGAATTGACTAGTTTGCCTAAATCAGTTCCCAAGAAAGAAAACGGATACTTTGCCAAAAACACGAATTTGCCAAAACTGGAGTTGCGCGGCGACTTTTTGAGTCACGAGACGTTGCTCAAAGTGCCGAAACACTCGTTCGTCTTGAACGTTTCCGACCAACACTTAAACGACAAAGATGTGTTGCTTGCGGAGGGCAATGTCGTCATGTTTTTGGAGGTTCTGGGAAG ATTGTACGAATGCGGTTACAATCCTCAACTGCACAAGTTGTATCCCGAAATTGTGTACCCCGTGAGTCGAGGCACTCCCATGATCTCGCCCATGGTCAAATGGGACCACGACAAGAGCTGGTTCAGTTATAAGTTCACTCAGTTCATTGCGACGGAAGTCGAACAGATGCATTACAATGTTTCGAACGAGCACGAAGAGTTCAAGCACATAGCGGGGCACGTCATTGATG GTCGCAACTTGTTCCCTGCCTCGGAATATCTGAGTTTAGTGTGGCGGACCCTTGCCCTTAGTTGGCACTTGGCAATCATCGACTTGCCTGTGATTTTCGAAAATTGCAAATTCATTCGAGCTGTGACGATGCCGAAGAGTGGTTTTATCAAACTCTTAGTTATCATTCAGAGAGGCAGTGGCAACTTTGAAGTCATGCACAGGGACATGGTTGTTGTAACCGGTCGAGTTTCCCATGGTTCTAATGTGAGTCAAgaacaaacaaatttgaaatcactTTCTCTGTGCAGCGAAGATCCGACCCAAATTTTGGAACAGGACGAAATCTACAAAGAACTCTACCTTCGAGGCTACAATTACAG TGGTATGTTTAAGGGTATCGCGAGATGTGACATAAATGCATCTACCGGTCTGGTCAAGTGGGAGGACAACTGGAGCACCTTCTTGGAtaaaatgcttcaaatgaagATCCTTCAAGCTGACAGTAGATTGCTCTATGTTCCTGTAGGAATAAAGAAGTTATCAATTGATCCGTTGAAACATTTAGAAGTTGTTGACAGTTTTAAAGATGAGGAATCGCTGATTCCGGTGCACGTCTACAAAGAATGCAGTATCATAAA ATCTGGCGGAATTGAAATTCGTGGGCTTACAGCGAAGTCCATTTCCAAGAAGAAACCTCGTTTGGAGCCAGTTTTGGAGAAGTACGAATTCGTTCCCAATCAGCAGTCGCTCGAAATGTCCCAGCTGATAAGAGTCAATATTCAAATCATCCTCGAGAATAGTCTAGAAAATCATTTCAAAGCAGTTGAACTACTAGAGGGTTCTGGTGAAGTTCTTTCGTCTCTGGTTTGTAAAGTTTTAGACGACGTCCCGGTTGTCACGCCTGAACTGATAGTCTCCACCAAAACTGCTTTGGACCCGATTCCTGGTGTCAAAATCGAACACTTTGTTTTAACTCCTGAGAGCAAGTTGCTCTTGATCGTCGCCACTAAACTTTTACAAAATCCCACTTCCCTAAAACAGGTATTGAACTCTCTTCACCCTAAAGGTTTTGTCTTGACTAGAGAAGAAGTCGACTTTGAGATCCCGGATTTAGACAATATCGAAATTGTCACCGAGTACACGACGGTCAAAGAGAAAGTGGTTCTTCTTAAGAAGTCTGAAGCAAACATTGAGACGAAATTTGTCGAGGTGTCATCGAACAACTCCGAGTGGTTGTCTCAGTTGCAAAACTTTGTAAAGTCTGAAGAGAATGTCGTGGTTTACGGTCAAAATCGTGAACCCAACGGCTTGATAGGATTGGTCAATTGTCTCCGGAGGGAGTCAGGGGGACATAAAGTCAAGTGTTTCTTCATGATGGACCAGGCGCCAGATTTTGACCCTCAACTACCTTTCTATAGAGATcaattgagaaaaaatctaGCCATAAACATTTACAAGTCGGGGAAGTGGGGGACTTACAGGCACTTGCTGTTGGAAGAACTACAAGAAGTGGAATGTGAGCATTGTTTCGGGGACGTTTCGGTCAAGGGAGACTTGTCGACCATGAGGTGGTTGGAAGGGGCGCTCATTGACGAGTCCCGACTCCCAGAAACTAAAGTTCCAATCTAC AACTGCTACTCCGCCATCAATTTCAAAGATATCATGCTGGCGACGGGTCGCATCAGCGCGGAAACTATCACCACCGACCGCATCGAACAAGAGTGTATGATAGGCTTCGAGTTCGCCGGATTAGATCCGAA GGGGCGCCGAGTCATGGGAATGATTGACAATCGTGCGCTAGCAACTCAGGTCAGTGGTGATTCTCAGCTCTTGTGGGAGGTACCCGAGTCGTGGAGCTTGGAAGACGCGGCCACCATCCCCGTTGTCTACTCCACAGTGGTTTACGCTTTGCTTTTG GCCGTAGACCTCAAACCTAAGAGTACCATCTTGATCCATTCCGGTACCGGCGGAATCGGTCTCGCCGCATTGAACGTCTGTCTCCACCACCAGTTCGAAATCTACGTCACCGTCGGGACTCAAGACAAGCGAGACTACCTTCGAAAGCATTATCCCCAGATTCCTGAAAGTCACATCGGCAACTCCCGCGATACCTCTTTCGAGGAGATGATCAAAACCGGTACTAACGATCGCGGTGTTGACGCCGTTTTGAATTCTTTGACCGAAGACAAGCTCAGGGCATCGGTGAGATGCTTGGCGCCAGGCGGACGCTTCTTAGAAATTGGAAAGTTCGATCTTGCGAACGACTCGAGTCTCAATCTTCTCTTGATGGAACGAGGAGCGAGTTACCATGGAATCATGTTCGAtcagattttcaaaaaatgcccggaattaaaaatcaaacttgTCGACGCAATGTACAAAGGTGTTCACGATGGGTACGTTAAGCCCTTACCGAGGGTCGTGTTCGGCAGAGACGAACTGGTGCAGGCGTTCAAATACATGACCACCGGGAAGCACATCGGGAAGGTGTTGGTGAAAGTGAGAGACGAAGGAAATGTGCAAGGTGTTGGACCCAAAACGATATTCCCGGCGCTTCCGAG ATTCAACTGCGACTTGACCAAGTCGTACGTCATCATTGGAGGGTTGGGAGGAGTCGGTTTGGAATTGGCCGATTGGCTGGTCTTGAGGGACGCCCGAAAATTGGTCTTGGTCTCCAGATCGGGAGTACAAACAGGGTACCAAGCCCAAAGGATAAG ACTTTGGAGGTCTTACGGCGTTGAGGTTGAAATTTCGACGCGAGACGTCACAACCAAGCAAGGCTGTCTTGATTTGATCAACGAAGCTACACAACTAAGTCCCATCGACGCCATCTTCAATCTGGCCGTGGTCCTGAAAGATGCGTTCTTTGAGGACCAAACCGAGGAGACTTTCCGCCTGTCCTTGGCCCCCAAAGCTCGAACCACCACCTACCTCGATCAAATAACTCGCGAGATCTGTCCACATTTGAG GTATTTCGTCATCTTCTCTTCGGTTTCTTGCGGTCGCGGCAACGCTGGTCAGACCAACTACGGCATGTCCAATTCGATCATGGAGAGGATTTGTGAGAGGAGAAAACGCGACGGATTTCCAGCTTTGGCGATCCAGTGGGGCGCCATAGGAGACGTGGGACTCGTTGCCAAGATGCAAAAGGAGAACAAGGAACTGGTCATCGGTGGTACTCTTCAACAAAAGATCTCCAGTTGTCTCGAAGTGTTGGACAGGCTCTTGAAGCAAGACAATCCGATTGTTGCCAGCATGTTGGTCGCAGAGAAGTACAACAGGAGTCACGGTGCGCTCAGCGCTGTCGAAGCCGTTGCCAACGTCTTGGGCATCAAAGACATCAAGACCGTGAGTCAACATGCGACGCTGGCCGAGCTGGGGATGGACTCGATGATGGGCACTGAAGTCATCCAACTTTTGGAGAAGGAATTCGAGATTTACATCACCACCAAAGATGTCAGGAGCTTGAGTTTTGCCAA ATTGATGGAGATCGAGTCAGAGAAGAAGAACGTTGAAGAAGAGGAGAATCTGAACAAGACTGAACAAGGTACAGACATGCTCATCCAGTTCATACCAGACAGCCAAGCCGATAGTAGACCAATTGTAACACTCTCCGGTGAAGGCCAAGACAAAGAGGCGCAAACGGTTCTAGTCTTTCCGGGTATTGAAGGAGCCTTTACGCATCTGGACGGCTTCGTAAAAAGTCTCCAAGCTCGAGTTTTGGGAGTGCAGTACAGCTACCACAACCCAGAAGACTCTATAGAAGAGATTGCAAGAAGGATCCTGCCG caCATTGAAGAGAACATATCTAGAGACCAACCGTTCACTGTAATTGGTTACTCTTTCGGCACCTTAGTCAGTCTAGAAGTTGTTAGTTTGTTAGAGAATAGAGGTTATAGaggcaaattaattttactcgATGGTTCACCCACATATATACGGTCCTCTGTATTAAAGTCTCTTCCGGGCGACACAGAAATCGAGTTCCAAGCGAATCtcgtgtacaaaattttttcgatattGGTACCGATGGATTTGTTGGCGCCGTACAAG GAAAAGTTTTTGAAGTGTTCTGATTTGGAGGAGATGTGTGATTTAGGTTTGTCGTTGATACCTGCGGAAGTTGTCAATCGACAAAAACTGGACAAACAAGCTGGAATTGCAATGAATAACCGGTTCAAAGCAGCCTTAAATTACGTCTGCCACTCTAAAATTAGGTCGAAAGCTTACTTGTTCAAGGCCAGGTATCCCATGGTTGACGAAGAAGAAGATTACCAATTGTCGACGCTTTTCGAGCACTCCGTACAAGTTGCCACGGTGCATGGAGATCATGTTACAATACTGAACCAATTGGAGCTACCTCAAAACATCAATAAGTTAATGGCGTGTATGGATGATATCTGA